GGTCCGAGGACCACTTCGCGTGCAGGATGAACTCGTGCCACACGCCACGCTGGAGCTTCGTCCTCCACGGCGTCTCGCCCGTGCGGGGCAGCGACAGGCGGATCTCCTCGCCCTTCACGAAGAACTCCACCGGCGGCGAGCCGCAGCACCCGTCGTGGTGCCACTGCGTGAAGAGCTGCCACGTGTCCACGCTCGGGAAGTCCGTCGCGAACATCACCTTCCAGCGGTAGTAGTACTCCGAGCCCACCGCCTCACGGCCCTGGTACACCAGCTCGTTGCGGTTCCCGCTGGCGTTGATGGGGTCATCGCCCTGCTTCACCGTCACCTTCAGCGCGTACTTCCCTTCCGCCACGGGTGACGTCACCACCTGCAGCCGGTCCGCGTTCACCATCTGCGTTCCGGAGTATTGCGAGCGGTCGCCCGACTCGAAGTCACCACGCCACACGATGCCGGCCGTTGCCAGGGCGGGAACCAGCCACATCGCAAGCGCTACGGGGACGATTGCTCTCAATGGTGTGTCCTTGCGAAGGTTTGACAGCCAACGATTGACACACCGTAGCGCAAGACATTCCAGGCTTCATTCCCACATCAATTCCTTCCCAGTCGCCTGACAACAGGGCAGTCAGCCAGACAGGCCCTCGAAGGGTTTGAGACATGTTTCACTCCGGGCGGGGTCCGCGGCGCCCTCCGGCCGACCCGCCGAGCCCTCATGACGCGTTGCGAAAGCGACGGAGCGAGCAACCAGGGGGCTGACGTGTCGTAGGTGTGGTGTATGGTCCCCACCCTTCCGGTCCCCCTCCCCAGAGGGCACCCCGGGTACACCCATGCTTCTCCTGCGTGACGTCCAGAAGACCGACCTGGCCGGGCTCAAGCGGCTCGCCGCCGTGCTCAACACGGTCAACCTGCCGAACAACGAGGAGACGCTCGAGGCCATCATCGACAAGTCGGTGAAGAGCTTCGCGGGCAAGGTGAAGAACCCCTTCGACCGCGAGTACCTCTTCGTCCTCGAAGACGTGCGCAACAACCTCATCATCGGCACGTCGATGATCATCGCGCAGCACGGCACCTACGAGGCCCCGCACATCTATTACGAGGTGAGCGAGCGCGAGCACTACTCGGCGTCCCTCGAGCGGCACCTGCGGCACAAGGTGCTCTCCATCGCCTACAACTACGAGGGCCCCACGGAGGTGGGCGGCCTCGTCGTCGACCCGCCCTACCGCGCCACGCCGGACAAGCCCGGCAAGCAGCTGTCCTACGTGCGCTTCCTCTTCGTCGCCATGCACCGGCGCATCTTCCGCCCGCGCGTGCTGGCGGAGCTGCTGCCGCCGCTGCTGCCCGACGGGCGCAGCCTGCTGTGGGAGGCGTGCGGCAAGAAGTTCACCGGCCTCACCTACCAGGAGGCGGACCGCCTCAGCCGGCAGAACAAGGAGTTCATCAAGGAGCTGTTCCCCTCCTCGGACATCTACGCGTCGCTGTTCCCGGACCGCGTGCAGAAGGTGCTCGGAGAGGTGGGCCCCCAGACGCGCGGCGTGCAGCGCATGCTGGAGCGCATCGGCTTCAAGTACGTGGAGCGCATCGACCCGTTCGACGGCGGCCCCCACTTCGAGGCCAACACCGCCGACATCTCCCTGGTGCGCAAGTACCGCACCGTGAAGCTGGCGGAGGAGGACTTCGAGCTGGAGGGGGATGACGTGCTCGTCGCCTTCGAGCGCGAGTCCGGCCGCAACCGGTTCCGCTCGGTGCGCTGCCAGGCCCGGCTGGACAACACCGTGGCCTACCTGCCCGCCCGCGCGAAGGAAGCCCTGGGCGCGGAGCCCGGCGCGAAGCTGTCCCTCATCCCCTTCGAGTAGCCCCGCGTCACGGCCGGCGCACCACCCGGTGCGCCCCGCGCAGCAGCGCCAGCCAGCGCTCCCCCGCCACCAGCCCCGGCCCTCGCGCGTCCTCCAGCGCGAGTGGCAGGTGCGTGTCCGAGCGCACCGCGTCCAGCGACGTGGGGTCCAAATCCAACGTCCCACCCGTCGCCAGCGCCACCCGCACCCAGGCGTGCGGCCGCGCCGGGCCTCCGTCCACCACGAGCAGCCCGTGGACGAGCGCCACGGTGACACCCTGCTCCCGGGCTTTAGCGGCGAAGCGCAGCGCGTGCGCGAGGCACCCGCCCGCCTCGCCCGCGCCATCCTCCGCCCAGTCCGCCGCGCCCGGCCCCTTCTCCGGGAAGGCCGCGTGTACCCGCGCCGCCAGCGCCCGCGCCGCGGGGGCGTCCCAGGGCGTCATCCCCTCCAGCCGGAGGGGCACCCGCAGCGGCGGCGCCAGCGCCAGGGGCCCGCGCTCGCCCTCCACGGGCAGGCCCTGGGCGAACAGCTCCGGCGGCGCGCGCAGCCGCTCGCCCGGCGCGGCGACGGTGAAGCGCGACTCGCCCACCTCCAGCACCTCCAGCGTCCCGCCCTCGCCGTAGCGCGCGCGGAAGGGCGTGCCCAGCAGCGTGCCCTCCACCTGGGGGCCCTTCACCGAGGTGACACAGTGCGGGCCCTCGCGGCCGGACAGCTCCTCGCGCCCGACGACGCAGCCCGGAGCAGGGGGCCCGTGCCACAGCCAGAGCGCCTGCGGCATGGCCTTCGAGCCCCGCACCCGACCCGCCGCGTCCACGTCCAGCGTGACGTCCCGCCGACGCTCGCCAGGCTGGCCGTTGCGCGTGTGCAGGTGGCGGCTGGCGTACGTGAAGCGCCCGGCCGCCCGAGACAGCGTCACCGTGCCCACCGGGACGCCCCGCCAGGCGAAGACGAAGCGCGTCATCTCCTCGCGGGGGGCCGCGGCCTCCCTCCCTGTCCCTCGGGGCTCGGCTGACCCGGCGGGGTTCACCGGCTTCGCAGGGAGAGCAAGGAGAAGAAGGGCAAGCAGGACGGCCATCGGGCCTCAGTGTGCGGCGTTTCTAGGTCCGACGCGAGAAGGCGGGTAGCGTTGAAGCCGTTCATGGGCGCCAAACGGTACCTGTTCGCGTTCGGCCTGGCGGCAGGCCTCATCTCCGCGCTGGTCCTGGGGGGACTGCTGCGGGCCGTATCCAGCCAGCCGCTGGAGAAATGGACGTGGCCGGTGCTGCTGGTCGCCACGCCCGGCCTCTACCTCCTGGGCGGCTACCTCGCGTGGTTCCGCTGGGCCGCGCTGCGTCGGCGCGTCCGCCGGCAGGTCATGGCGCGGCTGGCCGAGGGTGACCTCACCACCACCGTGGGCCCCCGCTACGAGGGGCACGAGGACGTGCGCCGCCTCATCCTGTCCCTGCGCCGCGCGCTGTCCCAGGTGCAGCGGGTGACGGTCAACCTCCACCGCACCAGCAACGACGTGAGCGAGCAGG
This genomic window from Pyxidicoccus xibeiensis contains:
- a CDS encoding arginine N-succinyltransferase, whose amino-acid sequence is MLLLRDVQKTDLAGLKRLAAVLNTVNLPNNEETLEAIIDKSVKSFAGKVKNPFDREYLFVLEDVRNNLIIGTSMIIAQHGTYEAPHIYYEVSEREHYSASLERHLRHKVLSIAYNYEGPTEVGGLVVDPPYRATPDKPGKQLSYVRFLFVAMHRRIFRPRVLAELLPPLLPDGRSLLWEACGKKFTGLTYQEADRLSRQNKEFIKELFPSSDIYASLFPDRVQKVLGEVGPQTRGVQRMLERIGFKYVERIDPFDGGPHFEANTADISLVRKYRTVKLAEEDFELEGDDVLVAFERESGRNRFRSVRCQARLDNTVAYLPARAKEALGAEPGAKLSLIPFE
- a CDS encoding lasso peptide biosynthesis protein → MAVLLALLLLALPAKPVNPAGSAEPRGTGREAAAPREEMTRFVFAWRGVPVGTVTLSRAAGRFTYASRHLHTRNGQPGERRRDVTLDVDAAGRVRGSKAMPQALWLWHGPPAPGCVVGREELSGREGPHCVTSVKGPQVEGTLLGTPFRARYGEGGTLEVLEVGESRFTVAAPGERLRAPPELFAQGLPVEGERGPLALAPPLRVPLRLEGMTPWDAPAARALAARVHAAFPEKGPGAADWAEDGAGEAGGCLAHALRFAAKAREQGVTVALVHGLLVVDGGPARPHAWVRVALATGGTLDLDPTSLDAVRSDTHLPLALEDARGPGLVAGERWLALLRGAHRVVRRP